The following are from one region of the Rosistilla carotiformis genome:
- a CDS encoding YybH family protein, producing MRSMHCFAWLLSSVLAIPSGVAVGSEEEVRTAIQDYVVAFNAKDFDAVSQAWSENATHLDHNLAQRTDGRDQIVGDIKTLFEEGAPIKISGTVEHVRMITESVASVDGQVAVTNGADAPVFNHFSAILKKQGEQWLIDSMEEMPVPTPASAADAISQLEWLVGSWQDADSESPVRATVRRSIGGSFLIRSFQATADDGSIAQSTQIIGWDPIQKQLRSWTFDADGSFGEGMWSRNGDDWLIKATQTLADGRTASGTYILTPESNDAFAVQLVGREIEGELQPSTPSVMVTRVETSGASEATVTTTQQ from the coding sequence ATGAGATCGATGCATTGTTTCGCTTGGCTCCTATCCTCTGTATTGGCAATTCCAAGCGGCGTCGCGGTGGGAAGCGAAGAGGAGGTTCGCACCGCGATCCAGGACTATGTCGTTGCTTTTAATGCCAAGGATTTCGATGCAGTTTCCCAGGCTTGGTCCGAGAATGCGACGCATCTGGATCATAATCTGGCGCAACGCACCGATGGCCGCGATCAAATCGTGGGCGACATCAAGACGCTGTTCGAAGAAGGTGCACCGATCAAGATCTCCGGCACCGTTGAGCATGTGCGAATGATCACCGAGAGCGTTGCGAGTGTTGACGGCCAAGTCGCTGTCACCAACGGAGCCGACGCTCCCGTCTTCAACCATTTTTCCGCGATCCTGAAGAAGCAGGGGGAGCAATGGTTGATCGATTCGATGGAGGAGATGCCGGTTCCAACCCCCGCGTCGGCAGCCGATGCGATCTCGCAGCTGGAGTGGTTGGTCGGATCGTGGCAGGACGCTGACAGCGAATCACCCGTCCGCGCGACGGTTCGCCGATCGATCGGCGGATCGTTTCTGATCCGATCCTTCCAGGCGACTGCCGACGATGGCAGCATCGCGCAGAGCACTCAAATCATCGGCTGGGATCCGATCCAAAAGCAATTGCGATCGTGGACGTTCGACGCGGATGGATCGTTTGGCGAAGGGATGTGGAGCCGAAACGGCGACGATTGGCTGATCAAAGCGACTCAAACGCTGGCCGATGGCCGGACCGCGTCGGGAACTTACATCCTGACCCCAGAATCGAACGATGCGTTTGCTGTCCAATTGGTTGGTCGCGAGATCGAAGGCGAACTGCAGCCTTCTACCCCATCGGTCATGGTCACACGCGTCGAAACAAGTGGCGCGTCGGAAGCCACTGTCACAACCACGCAACAATAA
- a CDS encoding PSD1 and planctomycete cytochrome C domain-containing protein, translating into MCVSPRSIFKIALLLISATDAGMAIAAESNPPTGAPSPADVEYFERKIRPLLHEHCFECHAADSKTLHAGLRLDSRSGMLQGGDSGPSVVPGKPDESLLISSIHYNDYEMPPKGKLSDRDIAELTNWVSRGAPFPAAASDDPAPAAGIDIQQGREFWSFQPLKESPLPEVANAEWPQQRIDWFVLAAQEAAGLQPADEADRRTLLRRLAFDLTGLPPTLAQQEQFVSDNDPEAYHRLVTDLMQSPAYGERWGRVWLDLARYTDATASWLNQEGKAHLYRDWVVRAMNDDMPYDEFVRRQLATDMIPETGPDDIAALGFLGLSPTYWKELQLPCEIIKVIVADEWEERIDAISRTFLGLTVACARCHDHKFDPITTEDYYALAGVIASSRLTARPLVSEEEYEPIRLAKEEVARLGTEIKALKKKKPLPKEEIDKLTAERNHLATATPGYSDPLATAVSEESLYVVPAGPTNHDGTRLDYKPGSQDLNLFIRGNPNRLGPIVPRRFLSVLSSDEPTPFQQGSGRLELADSITRQAAPLTARVIVNRIWLAHFGSGLVSTPSNFGQLGERPTHPELLDDLAARFVANGWSLKWLHREIVMSATYRQSSRRSDEQEQIDPDNRWLGRMNRRRLDIEAWRDAMLTASGQLDVTTPGESVSFDDNKNHYRTMYSTIHRRDMSKGLQLHDFPDPNGHSPQRIATTTALQGLYLLNSSFVAGQADALAARIVREAPGDLTAQIDLTHRLLFGRPATADEIELATEFLADQSDDPTSDVWRQYAHAVLGCNEFLFVD; encoded by the coding sequence ATGTGCGTATCACCGCGTTCAATTTTCAAAATTGCGCTGCTGTTGATCTCTGCAACCGACGCCGGGATGGCGATCGCCGCCGAATCCAATCCGCCGACCGGTGCCCCGTCTCCAGCCGACGTCGAGTACTTTGAGCGGAAGATCCGACCGTTGCTGCACGAGCATTGTTTCGAGTGCCACGCAGCCGATTCGAAGACGCTGCACGCAGGCCTGCGACTCGACAGCCGATCGGGAATGCTGCAGGGAGGCGACAGCGGCCCGAGCGTTGTGCCGGGCAAGCCGGACGAGAGTCTGTTGATCTCATCGATCCACTACAACGACTACGAAATGCCTCCCAAAGGCAAGTTGTCCGATCGTGACATCGCCGAATTGACAAACTGGGTCTCTCGCGGCGCTCCGTTTCCAGCCGCCGCCAGCGACGATCCCGCTCCCGCCGCGGGAATCGATATCCAGCAAGGCCGCGAGTTCTGGTCATTCCAACCGCTGAAAGAATCGCCGTTGCCGGAGGTCGCCAACGCCGAGTGGCCGCAACAGCGGATCGACTGGTTTGTGCTGGCCGCTCAAGAAGCCGCCGGCCTGCAACCGGCGGACGAAGCCGATCGGCGGACGCTGCTGCGTCGCCTGGCCTTCGATCTGACCGGCTTGCCCCCGACACTCGCCCAGCAAGAACAATTTGTTAGCGATAACGATCCCGAAGCTTACCATCGCCTTGTCACCGATCTGATGCAGTCGCCCGCCTATGGCGAGCGATGGGGCCGCGTTTGGTTGGACCTGGCGCGGTACACCGATGCGACCGCGTCGTGGTTGAACCAAGAGGGGAAAGCGCATCTTTATCGCGACTGGGTCGTCCGGGCGATGAACGACGATATGCCCTACGACGAATTCGTGCGGCGCCAATTGGCGACCGACATGATCCCCGAGACCGGGCCCGACGATATCGCCGCGCTGGGCTTCCTGGGACTCAGCCCGACCTACTGGAAAGAGCTGCAATTGCCGTGCGAGATCATTAAGGTGATCGTCGCCGATGAGTGGGAGGAGCGAATCGATGCGATCTCGCGAACCTTCTTGGGGCTGACAGTCGCCTGCGCCCGCTGCCACGATCACAAGTTCGACCCGATCACGACCGAGGACTATTACGCCTTGGCCGGGGTCATTGCCAGCAGCCGACTGACAGCCCGACCCCTCGTTTCCGAAGAGGAATACGAACCGATTCGGCTTGCCAAAGAAGAGGTCGCTCGGCTGGGAACAGAAATCAAAGCGCTCAAGAAAAAGAAGCCGTTGCCGAAAGAGGAAATCGACAAACTGACCGCGGAACGGAACCATCTGGCCACAGCGACCCCTGGCTACAGCGACCCGCTGGCCACGGCGGTCAGCGAGGAGTCGCTGTATGTCGTTCCGGCGGGCCCGACGAATCACGATGGCACGCGATTGGATTACAAACCGGGCTCGCAAGATCTGAATCTGTTCATCCGCGGCAATCCAAATCGCTTGGGGCCGATCGTGCCGCGTCGCTTCTTGAGCGTGCTGTCGTCGGACGAACCGACGCCGTTCCAGCAGGGAAGCGGCCGCTTGGAACTGGCCGATTCGATCACGCGGCAGGCCGCGCCGCTGACCGCTCGCGTGATCGTCAACCGAATCTGGCTGGCTCATTTCGGCAGCGGACTCGTCTCCACCCCAAGCAATTTTGGCCAGCTGGGCGAGCGACCGACGCACCCCGAATTGCTGGACGATCTGGCGGCTCGGTTCGTCGCCAACGGTTGGTCGCTGAAGTGGCTGCATCGCGAGATCGTGATGTCGGCAACGTATCGCCAATCGAGCCGTCGATCGGACGAACAGGAACAGATCGATCCCGACAATCGCTGGCTCGGTCGCATGAACCGCCGTCGGTTGGATATCGAGGCATGGCGAGATGCGATGCTGACCGCCAGCGGCCAGTTGGATGTGACAACTCCCGGCGAATCGGTTTCGTTCGACGACAACAAGAACCACTACCGAACCATGTATTCGACGATCCATCGCCGCGATATGTCCAAGGGGTTGCAGCTGCACGACTTCCCCGATCCGAACGGGCACAGCCCTCAGCGGATCGCCACGACAACGGCGCTGCAAGGGCTCTATCTATTGAACAGTTCGTTTGTCGCGGGGCAAGCCGACGCGCTGGCAGCGCGGATCGTCCGCGAAGCGCCGGGCGACCTGACGGCGCAGATCGACCTGACGCATCGGTTGCTGTTCGGCCGGCCGGCGACAGCGGATGAAATCGAACTGGCGACTGAATTTCTCGCCGATCAATCGGACGATCCGACAAGCGACGTATGGCGACAGTACGCTCATGCGGTTTTGGGTTGCAACGAATTCCTCTTTGTGGACTGA
- a CDS encoding DUF1573 domain-containing protein has translation MIRDAFLRRIVIALVVFGTIATSVLALAVTVTYKPWGVPDIQRAEYEQKVADIKARNEALQTRDNSTAPRAVIEQTIYDFGMMDPLQEGTHEFVIRNDGDKLLVLTGGGTTCKCTLIKGGTQTIEPGTSSTVALFWNTGRKRDYYEQQAILRTNDPLLPEIKLVVRGKVRFEIGVSVAEANFANLQPDGDGQTEFDVYSQLFYEFDIDRIETTLDDLTWKIEPLPSDALTQYDARCGYRIALTMPLRNVDSLFNGVFRMWINRPEEAIAAAASNDLATSDSSEESPSPEIEEEEEIDDPTGATILRELSVRGRVPRRLALYGKDLNGSAGLSLGILPTGKRYENRLVARTRGTTLPKVLRVAKVEPEFIQATITPKDREGWYSLTVVIPEDAPMTIFNTSESVGRIEIECDLLPSGKMVLPLSGAIVE, from the coding sequence ATGATCCGAGATGCATTTTTGCGGCGCATCGTTATTGCCTTGGTTGTGTTCGGTACCATTGCCACCAGCGTTTTGGCGCTGGCGGTTACAGTCACCTACAAGCCCTGGGGTGTTCCCGACATTCAACGCGCCGAATACGAACAGAAAGTCGCAGACATCAAGGCGCGTAACGAAGCGCTGCAGACCCGCGATAATTCAACCGCGCCGCGCGCTGTGATCGAACAAACCATCTACGATTTCGGCATGATGGACCCTCTGCAAGAAGGCACCCATGAATTTGTAATCCGCAACGACGGCGACAAATTGCTGGTCCTCACAGGGGGAGGCACAACGTGCAAGTGCACGCTGATCAAAGGGGGAACGCAGACGATTGAGCCCGGCACAAGCTCGACCGTTGCATTGTTCTGGAACACAGGACGAAAACGCGATTATTACGAACAACAAGCGATCCTCCGCACCAACGATCCGCTGTTGCCAGAAATCAAGCTGGTGGTTCGCGGCAAGGTTCGGTTTGAAATCGGCGTTTCTGTCGCTGAGGCTAACTTTGCGAACCTACAACCCGATGGTGACGGGCAAACCGAATTCGATGTCTACTCCCAATTGTTCTACGAGTTTGATATCGATCGCATCGAAACTACGTTAGATGACCTTACATGGAAGATCGAACCACTGCCGTCCGATGCGCTCACTCAATACGACGCCCGCTGCGGATACCGGATCGCGTTGACAATGCCACTTCGCAACGTGGATTCCCTGTTCAACGGCGTTTTTCGAATGTGGATTAATCGGCCCGAAGAGGCGATAGCAGCAGCGGCAAGCAACGACTTGGCAACCTCTGACTCCTCGGAAGAATCGCCGAGTCCAGAGATTGAAGAAGAGGAAGAAATCGATGACCCAACCGGCGCGACAATCTTGAGAGAGCTATCGGTGCGTGGACGTGTTCCTCGCCGCTTGGCACTCTATGGCAAAGATCTCAATGGCAGCGCTGGCCTGAGCCTGGGGATCCTGCCGACTGGCAAGCGTTATGAAAATCGACTTGTGGCTCGGACCCGTGGAACCACACTTCCCAAAGTGTTACGAGTCGCGAAGGTTGAGCCAGAATTCATCCAAGCGACCATCACTCCAAAAGATCGAGAGGGGTGGTACTCGTTAACCGTTGTGATCCCCGAAGATGCACCAATGACAATCTTCAACACCTCAGAATCGGTCGGTCGCATTGAAATCGAATGCGATTTGCTACCGAGTGGCAAAATGGTGCTACCACTTTCCGGCGCCATTGTTGAGTAA
- a CDS encoding prepilin-type cleavage/methylation domain-containing protein, with the protein MNDSLSGTGGSAEAAEGAPASRLIDGLCGEDNFAGAAPGAATFGGSAANSVDRAEILARAFFERGYNSNYAAGWHLVRSGLKMAKQTKGSVELVTLEAQASKGLAGSTGPLRQNVLDRSSVPTSNIGILGDAGPGDVDEAILDITIGYGPGLTAVTYGAGDNQSDRVFINAGELLTESFNDGPAFFQSASNAVRLIKNSTLLGTQAPTTVANFNVLMDTQRSCELETPGSNTACAAATTTSGTFMQDTRDWFAVHADSCNVLMADASVKVFFDNNNDKYLNPGFQVPTGLSDAEYLQVGYRGSEIEMPKDRFFSGVFIDDTILKGTFED; encoded by the coding sequence ATGAACGATTCGCTGTCAGGTACCGGAGGAAGCGCTGAAGCAGCTGAAGGTGCTCCAGCCTCTCGTCTCATCGACGGGCTTTGTGGCGAAGACAACTTTGCAGGTGCCGCTCCTGGTGCAGCTACCTTCGGTGGCTCGGCTGCAAACAGCGTTGATCGCGCTGAAATTCTCGCTCGTGCATTCTTCGAGCGAGGTTACAACTCGAACTACGCTGCTGGCTGGCACTTGGTGCGCAGCGGCCTGAAGATGGCAAAGCAAACCAAGGGAAGCGTCGAGCTGGTTACCCTTGAAGCTCAGGCATCGAAGGGACTTGCTGGATCGACCGGACCTTTGCGTCAGAACGTTCTAGACCGCAGCTCGGTCCCAACCTCGAACATCGGCATCTTGGGCGATGCGGGTCCTGGCGACGTTGACGAAGCCATCCTCGACATCACCATCGGTTACGGCCCTGGCTTGACCGCTGTAACGTACGGTGCCGGCGATAACCAAAGCGACCGAGTTTTCATCAATGCCGGCGAACTGTTGACCGAATCGTTCAACGATGGTCCTGCATTCTTCCAGAGCGCAAGCAACGCTGTTCGCTTGATCAAGAATTCGACACTCCTTGGCACTCAAGCACCGACGACGGTTGCAAACTTCAACGTGTTGATGGATACCCAACGTTCTTGCGAACTGGAAACTCCAGGTTCAAACACTGCCTGTGCAGCCGCAACCACCACCTCGGGTACCTTCATGCAAGACACTCGTGACTGGTTTGCCGTCCACGCCGATTCGTGCAACGTCCTAATGGCTGACGCTTCGGTGAAGGTATTCTTCGACAACAACAACGACAAGTACTTGAACCCAGGTTTCCAAGTCCCAACCGGACTGTCCGACGCTGAGTATCTACAAGTTGGATACCGTGGTTCGGAAATCGAAATGCCAAAGGACCGTTTCTTCAGCGGTGTCTTCATCGACGACACCATCCTGAAGGGCACCTTCGAAGATTAG
- a CDS encoding double zinc ribbon domain-containing protein: MTGDSLVQTNSNTSVSSKADACAKCGAGNPETSKFCVSCGTSLFEKCRKCGTSIRLGITFCGDCGFNAKEAFEKARGELKESLRRAMELGKEHNYEDAIYFAQAASVPPDFRFQDLADKAKELVERLKQRRDKYAAKVAQVVPAAKVASEKGRLDDVIQLLSSVPRALLSDDVWALAERAKASLNEKGDLTQEIRDAVARRDYQDAGSLLDRMLHLNPDQPKFVKLAGQVGNELMKAALKLCESGQYPAADKRLACVPDVAKNENYRKMRTMLDELFWVRNHLIRYPYATPALAKISKKLTKLTPGDPNAIKMHEQLVQRVESGERDERAAHARWNLDNPEFYRCEVNQLAKLQSIDCDAAAAIQERPLRFATAIGAALQGIGKARYDMRFAGKPQASGIKKLLQRKKQQTAAAWGLDIGPSSIRLVRMELGDGAAKPKITEAEYLEFAAPLSRPGKEMTASVAIREKLDLLAEKFPLKEEPVWILSPGRQALGRFLEMPPSDDKKLNGLIEAEVEHQFPVPPSQLVWRHWLADPSTEGAAPRYAAIIGVRDFVVDQQMRLFGEVEIEPAGMQVEPVALANLATFEFADVLKTEEFTITPPAIAILDVGVETSILMVCTENAFSYRTFDMGGDLWSGALARQQKATMDKADQLKAAIVDQPQLAPLFESLDEPFGRYNMRLKQMFAACRSNLGEFVLKGLWCTGGGCQIHGFMERIFSDEQ, translated from the coding sequence ATGACTGGAGACTCGCTCGTCCAAACCAACTCAAACACTTCGGTCAGTAGCAAGGCCGATGCTTGCGCAAAATGTGGTGCAGGAAACCCTGAAACTTCAAAGTTCTGTGTTAGTTGCGGGACTTCTTTGTTTGAGAAATGCCGAAAGTGTGGCACCTCAATCCGACTAGGGATCACCTTTTGTGGCGACTGTGGATTTAACGCGAAGGAAGCTTTTGAAAAAGCGCGAGGGGAACTGAAGGAGTCGCTGCGGCGGGCGATGGAACTGGGCAAAGAGCATAACTACGAGGATGCGATCTACTTTGCTCAAGCCGCTTCGGTTCCCCCCGACTTTCGATTTCAAGACTTGGCCGACAAAGCCAAGGAACTTGTCGAGCGATTAAAGCAGCGTCGCGACAAATATGCTGCCAAAGTTGCCCAGGTCGTTCCTGCGGCCAAGGTCGCTTCGGAGAAAGGGCGCCTGGACGATGTGATCCAACTCCTTTCATCGGTCCCCCGCGCGCTGCTGTCGGATGATGTCTGGGCGCTTGCCGAACGGGCCAAAGCGTCGCTGAACGAGAAGGGGGATCTCACGCAAGAGATCCGCGATGCGGTGGCTCGCCGCGACTATCAAGATGCTGGCAGTTTGTTGGACCGGATGTTGCACCTGAATCCCGATCAACCCAAGTTCGTTAAACTGGCCGGCCAGGTGGGCAACGAACTGATGAAGGCGGCTCTAAAATTGTGCGAATCGGGCCAGTACCCCGCCGCCGACAAACGACTCGCTTGTGTCCCCGACGTCGCCAAAAATGAAAACTACCGCAAGATGCGGACGATGTTGGACGAGCTGTTTTGGGTTCGCAATCACTTGATCCGCTACCCCTACGCGACTCCCGCGCTTGCCAAGATCAGCAAGAAGCTGACCAAGCTGACGCCGGGCGACCCCAACGCGATCAAGATGCACGAGCAATTGGTGCAGCGAGTCGAATCGGGAGAACGTGACGAGCGGGCAGCGCATGCAAGATGGAATTTGGATAATCCCGAGTTCTACCGCTGCGAAGTGAATCAATTGGCAAAGCTTCAATCGATCGATTGCGATGCCGCGGCGGCAATCCAGGAACGCCCGCTGCGATTCGCCACCGCAATCGGTGCTGCATTGCAGGGGATCGGCAAGGCCCGCTACGACATGCGATTTGCCGGAAAGCCACAAGCGTCGGGGATCAAGAAGCTGCTGCAGCGGAAGAAACAGCAAACGGCAGCAGCGTGGGGCTTGGATATCGGCCCCTCATCGATTCGGCTGGTCCGGATGGAACTGGGAGACGGTGCGGCGAAGCCTAAAATAACCGAAGCGGAATACCTCGAATTTGCTGCACCGCTATCGCGTCCCGGCAAAGAGATGACAGCTTCGGTAGCGATCCGCGAGAAGCTCGACTTGCTAGCCGAAAAGTTCCCACTCAAAGAGGAACCGGTTTGGATCCTGTCGCCTGGGCGACAAGCACTCGGGCGTTTTCTCGAAATGCCGCCGTCGGACGACAAGAAGCTCAACGGGCTGATCGAAGCGGAGGTGGAGCATCAGTTTCCCGTCCCGCCATCACAGCTTGTCTGGCGACACTGGCTGGCCGATCCATCGACCGAAGGTGCCGCGCCGCGTTACGCCGCGATCATTGGGGTCCGCGACTTTGTCGTCGATCAACAGATGCGACTCTTCGGTGAAGTGGAGATCGAACCAGCGGGGATGCAAGTTGAACCGGTGGCGCTAGCCAACCTGGCAACCTTTGAATTTGCCGACGTTCTAAAGACGGAAGAGTTCACGATCACGCCCCCCGCGATCGCGATCCTGGACGTGGGTGTGGAGACGAGCATTTTAATGGTCTGCACCGAAAACGCCTTCAGCTATCGCACGTTTGATATGGGAGGCGATCTATGGAGCGGTGCGCTGGCGCGTCAACAAAAGGCGACGATGGACAAGGCCGATCAACTGAAGGCAGCGATCGTCGACCAGCCTCAACTTGCCCCGCTATTTGAATCACTGGACGAGCCATTCGGCCGCTACAACATGCGATTGAAGCAGATGTTTGCTGCCTGCCGGTCGAATCTCGGCGAATTTGTCCTCAAGGGACTGTGGTGTACTGGCGGTGGCTGCCAGATCCACGGCTTCATGGAACGCATCTTTTCGGATGAACAATGA
- a CDS encoding glycosyltransferase family 2 protein encodes MNDRYDNLIDVEPVSGQRLAVIIPALNEARTIGDVIDRIPREIDGIDSIRVIVIDDGSRDATAEIATQHGATVVQHPRNLGVGAAFAAGLEYALRSGADVIVNMDGDGQFRPEDIPDLIAPILTRRYGFVTCTRFADVEKLPEMPRIKLWGNRMMCRLVNAIIGGNRFTDVSCGFRAYSRDTALRMNLFGSFTYTQETFIDLAAKRVSMTEVPLVVRGEREHGKSRVASNLWHYAFRTSSIILRALRDWRPLLFFGSIAVTFSGLGVAMLAFVGWWWFTFQQTRPWTSLITVGGVFAVMGVAFAVLALIADQIGRSRKIQEQLLYMQRQQAYARSGSELDRAPPLRENLIEPAFQATTI; translated from the coding sequence ATGAACGATCGCTACGACAACTTGATCGACGTGGAACCCGTCAGCGGCCAGCGATTGGCCGTAATCATTCCAGCGCTTAACGAAGCGCGGACGATCGGCGATGTGATCGACCGGATCCCTCGCGAAATCGATGGAATCGATTCGATTCGAGTGATTGTGATCGACGATGGTTCACGCGATGCAACCGCCGAGATCGCAACTCAACATGGTGCAACGGTCGTACAACATCCACGTAATCTTGGCGTCGGCGCTGCCTTTGCCGCTGGCCTCGAATACGCGCTCCGCAGCGGTGCCGACGTGATCGTGAACATGGATGGCGATGGCCAATTTCGCCCCGAAGACATTCCCGATCTGATCGCCCCGATCCTGACGCGGCGCTACGGGTTTGTTACCTGCACTCGATTTGCAGACGTTGAAAAGTTGCCCGAGATGCCGCGAATTAAACTTTGGGGTAACCGGATGATGTGTCGGCTTGTCAACGCGATCATCGGCGGCAATCGCTTTACCGATGTCTCTTGTGGATTCCGCGCCTACTCGCGCGACACCGCCTTGCGAATGAATCTGTTTGGCAGCTTCACCTACACCCAAGAAACCTTCATCGACCTGGCAGCAAAGCGAGTCTCGATGACCGAAGTGCCGTTGGTCGTTCGTGGCGAACGCGAGCATGGCAAGAGCCGCGTGGCATCGAACCTGTGGCACTACGCCTTCCGCACCTCATCGATCATCCTCCGCGCCCTCCGCGACTGGCGTCCGCTGCTCTTCTTCGGCAGCATCGCCGTCACCTTTTCAGGACTTGGCGTCGCCATGCTGGCGTTTGTCGGATGGTGGTGGTTCACATTCCAACAAACAAGGCCCTGGACATCGCTGATCACCGTCGGTGGCGTCTTTGCGGTGATGGGAGTCGCGTTTGCCGTACTCGCGCTGATCGCCGATCAAATCGGCCGCAGCCGCAAAATCCAAGAGCAATTGTTGTACATGCAGCGGCAACAAGCTTATGCGCGCAGCGGTTCGGAGCTTGATCGGGCACCGCCCCTTCGAGAAAACCTCATCGAACCCGCGTTCCAGGCGACAACAATATGA
- a CDS encoding DUF1501 domain-containing protein: MFPESNSDATPIDRRNLLQTLGGGMGMLGAASMLAQPATAASAAGRVLHNPPKAKRVIHLFMNGGPFQCDLFDPKPMLVKFAGQRPSGADLVTERKTGNLLPSPAKFKPAGKSGVPVSDLLPHLSKHVDDICVLRSMHADNPNHGPALLQMNNGTILPTRPSMGAWFLYGLGTENQNLPGYVVLCPGRPVRFSILWNSAFLPSAHQGTYINHSDLDPGKMVPYLRNEQWDRQAQRRQLDLMQKLNTAHREMRGSDPALDARMQSMETAYRMQTQANDAFDLNQESKTTRENYGSGHFANGCLLARRLVERGVRFVQLYYGNGQPWDTHSNHDESVKKLATDIDQPTAALLGDLKQRGLLEDTLVIWGGEFGRTPTSENGNGRDHNHHGFTMWMAGGGVRGGMTYGETDDFGFKAVQDKMHVHDMHATVLHLLGLDHERLTYRYAGRDYRLTDVHGRIVQEIIA; the protein is encoded by the coding sequence ATGTTTCCTGAATCGAACTCCGATGCCACACCGATCGATCGCCGCAACCTGTTGCAGACGCTTGGTGGCGGCATGGGCATGCTGGGCGCTGCGTCGATGCTGGCTCAGCCCGCCACCGCAGCTTCGGCTGCGGGACGCGTGCTGCACAATCCGCCCAAAGCAAAACGGGTAATCCATCTGTTCATGAACGGCGGTCCATTTCAATGCGATCTGTTTGATCCAAAACCGATGTTGGTTAAGTTTGCCGGGCAGCGACCCTCAGGTGCCGATCTGGTCACCGAACGCAAGACGGGCAACCTGTTGCCTTCGCCGGCGAAATTCAAACCGGCGGGAAAGAGTGGCGTTCCGGTCAGCGATCTGCTGCCCCACTTGAGCAAGCATGTCGACGACATCTGTGTGTTGCGATCGATGCACGCCGACAATCCGAACCACGGCCCGGCGCTGCTGCAGATGAACAACGGCACGATTCTGCCAACCCGCCCCAGCATGGGAGCTTGGTTCCTGTACGGCCTGGGGACGGAGAACCAGAACTTGCCCGGGTACGTCGTTTTGTGCCCTGGCCGTCCGGTGAGGTTCTCGATCCTTTGGAACAGCGCCTTCCTGCCATCGGCTCATCAGGGCACTTATATCAACCATTCCGACCTCGATCCCGGCAAGATGGTTCCCTATTTGCGGAACGAACAATGGGATCGGCAGGCGCAGCGGCGGCAACTGGACCTGATGCAAAAGCTCAACACCGCCCATCGCGAGATGCGTGGCAGTGACCCGGCTTTGGATGCGAGGATGCAATCGATGGAGACTGCGTATCGGATGCAGACTCAAGCCAACGACGCCTTCGATCTGAACCAGGAATCAAAAACGACCCGCGAAAACTATGGCTCCGGTCACTTTGCCAACGGCTGCCTATTGGCGCGGCGCTTGGTCGAACGAGGCGTCCGTTTTGTGCAACTGTATTACGGCAACGGACAGCCCTGGGACACGCACTCCAACCACGACGAGAGTGTTAAAAAGTTGGCGACCGATATCGACCAACCGACAGCTGCGCTGTTGGGCGATCTGAAGCAACGCGGCTTGTTGGAGGATACGCTGGTGATTTGGGGCGGCGAGTTTGGCCGCACGCCGACGTCCGAAAACGGCAACGGCCGCGACCACAATCACCACGGCTTCACGATGTGGATGGCCGGCGGCGGCGTCCGCGGTGGGATGACCTACGGCGAGACCGACGACTTTGGATTCAAAGCGGTCCAGGACAAGATGCACGTCCACGACATGCACGCCACCGTCCTGCACCTGCTAGGGCTCGATCACGAACGCCTGACCTACCGCTACGCCGGCCGCGACTACCGCCTAACCGACGTCCACGGCCGCATCGTCCAAGAGATCATCGCCTAA